The following coding sequences lie in one Chitinivibrionia bacterium genomic window:
- a CDS encoding DUF6338 family protein → MEFLNENTIKLIMLFVAPGFISMKVWGLIHPSEKVKITNSLIEAIIFGGAYYIFVSWFTSMVCLSDIFLVPLLFVLSIICPIFLKLILGFNIIKDKTISTIPKSWDYFFSNQKVRFFVLIHLKNERIIGGLYGGDSFASSYPEKEDLYLEEVWRLNEEGIFMEKTPDTKGLLINYDEIEYIELFNEQKGESDEREKISN, encoded by the coding sequence TTGGAATTTCTGAATGAAAATACAATTAAATTGATTATGCTTTTTGTAGCCCCCGGATTTATTTCTATGAAAGTATGGGGATTAATACATCCGTCGGAAAAAGTGAAGATCACAAATTCTTTGATTGAAGCAATTATATTTGGAGGCGCTTACTATATTTTTGTATCTTGGTTTACCTCAATGGTATGTTTATCCGATATTTTTTTAGTGCCTTTGCTTTTTGTGCTTTCAATAATTTGTCCAATATTCTTAAAGTTGATATTAGGATTTAATATCATAAAAGATAAAACTATCAGCACAATACCCAAATCTTGGGATTACTTTTTTAGCAACCAAAAAGTTCGTTTTTTTGTACTAATTCACTTAAAAAATGAAAGAATTATAGGCGGTCTTTATGGAGGTGATTCATTTGCTTCATCTTACCCTGAAAAAGAAGATTTATATTTAGAAGAAGTTTGGAGACTTAATGAAGAAGGAATATTTATGGAAAAAACACCCGACACAAAGGGGTTGTTAATAAATTATGACGAAATAGAGTATATTGAACTTTTTAATGAGCAGAAAGGAGAAAGCGATGAACGAGAGAAAATTAGCAATTGA